A single region of the Oncorhynchus kisutch isolate 150728-3 linkage group LG30, Okis_V2, whole genome shotgun sequence genome encodes:
- the LOC109874684 gene encoding glutamine synthetase isoform X1 — MAMSASAELSKAVKQQYMELPQGDKVQVMYVWIDGTGEGLRCKTRTLDSEPKSIEELPEWNFDGSSTYQSEGSNSDMYLIPSAMFRDPFRKDPNKLVLCEVLKYNHKPAGNLELLVCLGLVKDTFIFLCFCLIWVHLTETNLRLTCKKVMDLVENQVPWFGMEQEYTILGTDGHPFGWPNNGFPGPQGPYYCGVGSDKAYGRDIVEAHYRACLYAGVMICGTNAEVMPAQWEFQVGPCEGINMGDHLWVARFILHRVCEDFGVVASFDPKPIPGNWNGAGCHTNFSTKEMREEGGLKAIEESIERLGKRHSYHIRAYDPKGGLDNARRLTGHHETSNIHEFSAGVANRGASIRIPRTVGQEKKGYFEDRRPSANCDPYAVTEALIRTCLLSEEGDEPVDY, encoded by the exons ATGGCTATGTCCGCCAGCGCCGAACTAAGTAAGGCTGTTAAACAGCAGTACATGGAACTCCCTCAGGGAGACAAAGTCCAAGTCATGTATGTCTGGATCGATGGAACCGGAGAGGGACTCCGCTGCAAAACCAGAACGCTGGATTCGGAGCCCAAGAGCATCGAAG AACTGCCGGAATGGAACTTTGATGGCTCCAGCACCTACCAGTCCGAGGGCTCAAACAGTGATATGTATTTGATTCCTTCTGCAATGTTCAGAGATCCCTTCCGCAAAGACCCCAACAAATTGGTATTGTGTGAAGTGCTGAAGTACAACCACAAGCCTGCAGGTAACCTAGAATTATTGGTGTGCCTCGGTCTTGTTAaggatacatttatttttttgtgctTTTGTCTAATATGGGTACATTTAACAGAAACCAACCTTCGTTTGACTTGTAAGAAAGTCATGGACCTGGTTGAGAACCAGGTCCCTTGGTTTGGCATGGAGCAAGAGTACACAATCCTAGGCACTGATGGACACCCATTTGGCTGGCCCAACAACGGCTTCCCTGGCCCACAAG GTCCCTATTATTGTGGAGTGGGATCTGACAAGGCCTATGGTAGAGATATTGTGGAAGCCCACTATAGAGCCTGTCTGTATGCTGGGGTCATGATCTGTGGCACCAATGCTGAAGTAATGCCTGCACAG TGGGAGTTCCAGGTTGGTCCTTGTGAAGGCATCAACATGGGTGATCACCTCTGGGTGGCTCGCTTCATCCTCCACCGGGTGTGTGAGGACTTTGGCGTGGTGGCCTCATTTGACCCCAAGCCTATCCCTGGGAACTGGAACGGTGCTGGCTGCCACACCAATTTCAGCACCAAAGAGATGCGGGAAGAAGGCGGGTTAAA GGCCATTGAGGAGTCCATTGAGAGGCTGGGGAAGAGGCATAGCTACCACATCCGCGCCTACGACCCTAAAGGGGGGCTTGACAACGCCCGTCGCCTCACCGGCCACCATGAAACCTCCAACATCCACGAGTTCTCTGCTGGCGTAGCCAACCGTGGCGCCAGTATCCGCATCCCTCGCACCGTGGGCCAGGAGAAGAAGGGCTACTTTGAGGACCGCCGCCCGTCGGCCAACTGCGACCCGTATGCCGTGACGGAGGCTTTGATCCGCACCTGTTTGCTCAGCGAGGAGGGAGATGAACCTGTGGACTATTAG
- the LOC109874684 gene encoding glutamine synthetase isoform X2, with product MAMSASAELSKAVKQQYMELPQGDKVQVMYVWIDGTGEGLRCKTRTLDSEPKSIEELPEWNFDGSSTYQSEGSNSDMYLIPSAMFRDPFRKDPNKLVLCEVLKYNHKPAETNLRLTCKKVMDLVENQVPWFGMEQEYTILGTDGHPFGWPNNGFPGPQGPYYCGVGSDKAYGRDIVEAHYRACLYAGVMICGTNAEVMPAQWEFQVGPCEGINMGDHLWVARFILHRVCEDFGVVASFDPKPIPGNWNGAGCHTNFSTKEMREEGGLKAIEESIERLGKRHSYHIRAYDPKGGLDNARRLTGHHETSNIHEFSAGVANRGASIRIPRTVGQEKKGYFEDRRPSANCDPYAVTEALIRTCLLSEEGDEPVDY from the exons ATGGCTATGTCCGCCAGCGCCGAACTAAGTAAGGCTGTTAAACAGCAGTACATGGAACTCCCTCAGGGAGACAAAGTCCAAGTCATGTATGTCTGGATCGATGGAACCGGAGAGGGACTCCGCTGCAAAACCAGAACGCTGGATTCGGAGCCCAAGAGCATCGAAG AACTGCCGGAATGGAACTTTGATGGCTCCAGCACCTACCAGTCCGAGGGCTCAAACAGTGATATGTATTTGATTCCTTCTGCAATGTTCAGAGATCCCTTCCGCAAAGACCCCAACAAATTGGTATTGTGTGAAGTGCTGAAGTACAACCACAAGCCTGCAG AAACCAACCTTCGTTTGACTTGTAAGAAAGTCATGGACCTGGTTGAGAACCAGGTCCCTTGGTTTGGCATGGAGCAAGAGTACACAATCCTAGGCACTGATGGACACCCATTTGGCTGGCCCAACAACGGCTTCCCTGGCCCACAAG GTCCCTATTATTGTGGAGTGGGATCTGACAAGGCCTATGGTAGAGATATTGTGGAAGCCCACTATAGAGCCTGTCTGTATGCTGGGGTCATGATCTGTGGCACCAATGCTGAAGTAATGCCTGCACAG TGGGAGTTCCAGGTTGGTCCTTGTGAAGGCATCAACATGGGTGATCACCTCTGGGTGGCTCGCTTCATCCTCCACCGGGTGTGTGAGGACTTTGGCGTGGTGGCCTCATTTGACCCCAAGCCTATCCCTGGGAACTGGAACGGTGCTGGCTGCCACACCAATTTCAGCACCAAAGAGATGCGGGAAGAAGGCGGGTTAAA GGCCATTGAGGAGTCCATTGAGAGGCTGGGGAAGAGGCATAGCTACCACATCCGCGCCTACGACCCTAAAGGGGGGCTTGACAACGCCCGTCGCCTCACCGGCCACCATGAAACCTCCAACATCCACGAGTTCTCTGCTGGCGTAGCCAACCGTGGCGCCAGTATCCGCATCCCTCGCACCGTGGGCCAGGAGAAGAAGGGCTACTTTGAGGACCGCCGCCCGTCGGCCAACTGCGACCCGTATGCCGTGACGGAGGCTTTGATCCGCACCTGTTTGCTCAGCGAGGAGGGAGATGAACCTGTGGACTATTAG